The Paenibacillus sp. FSL H7-0357 nucleotide sequence CGTTCCAATAATGAATAGTCTGGAACAATCCGACGGTCGCCAGAATGGGCAGCGAGAGAGGCAGTACGATCCTGACGAATATGCGGAATTCTCCCGCGCCATCGATTTTCGCAGATTCGATGACTGCAGCTGGGATAGAGGTCAGGAAAAACGTTCTCATCAGCATGACGAAAAATGCATTCATGAGTAATGAGGGGATGATCAACGCCATCAGCGTATTTTTCAAGTCAAACAATTGCGTGTATACCATGTACGTCGGTACCAGCCCGCCGTTGAACAGCATCGTGAAAAAAACGAACAGTGACCAAAAACCGTTAGATGGCATATCTCTACGAGACAACGGATAGGCAAGAAGCGCAATGATGAATAAGCCGCAAGTCGTTCCGATCAAAGTAATGGCAACTGTAATGCCGTAAGCATGCAAAATCCGCTCGCTATCGTTCCATATAAATTGATAAGCGGCCAAGCTGAATTTCTCCGGAATGATGGCATATCCGTTACGGTAAATAGTCTCTTCGTCGGTAAACGAAGAAGTTACTAGCAGAATGAGTGGAAGAAGGCATATTATCGTTACCATAAGCATCATGGTGTTTACGATGATTTGCCACGCCCGATATTTCTGTTTCAAAACAAGTCCCCCTAGAATATGGCGTTATCTTTGTTTATTTTTCTGACGATGTAGTTTGACAAGAATACAAGCACGCAGCCGACCAACGATTGATAGAGTCCTGCAGCCGATGACATGCCCATATCACCAAGCATCAATAGGGAACGGTAAACGTAGGTGTCAATTACGTTTGTTGTCGATTGCAGAGCGCCCGCGTTCAGGGGAACCTGGTAAAACAACCCAAAGTCAGAGTAGAAAATACGCCCAATCTGAAGCAGCGTCATAACCGTGATGACCGGAATAAGGAGAGGAATCGTAATGCTCCTTATTTGCTGCAATTTTCCTGCACCGTCAATTTCAGCAGCTTCGTAATACTCTTTATCGATACCGATGATCGCCGCCAGATAAATGACGCACAAGTAACCGGCACTTTTCCAAATGTGTACGATCGTCAAAATATACGGCCAGTATTTCGCCTCGCTATAC carries:
- a CDS encoding carbohydrate ABC transporter permease — encoded protein: MKQKYRAWQIIVNTMMLMVTIICLLPLILLVTSSFTDEETIYRNGYAIIPEKFSLAAYQFIWNDSERILHAYGITVAITLIGTTCGLFIIALLAYPLSRRDMPSNGFWSLFVFFTMLFNGGLVPTYMVYTQLFDLKNTLMALIIPSLLMNAFFVMLMRTFFLTSIPAAVIESAKIDGAGEFRIFVRIVLPLSLPILATVGLFQTIHYWNDWFNGMVYVTDDKLYSLQNLLNRILLDIQFLSSSNFGSQTELSANTPTESVRMALAVIGVLPILIAYPFFQKFFVKGLTVGAVKG